The window AAAGTGGTATCATTTACGGCTATTTGCCGGTATCAGTTTAGATCGGGGTTAAAATACCTGAGTGCAGCGCTCCAATACCTCCAGAAGTACCGCCACATTTATTATAGATAAAATGATGATAGAATCAAAAATTTTTAGTGTAAAACATTTTAAAGTGATTTTTAAATGAATTTTTTAATTCATATTTTTAATAGTATTGATATACAATTACATATAAAATTATTGTGGCCCAGGTGGGCCCACGAAAAATGCCGCAGGTAAACCTGGCGGCATTTTTTATTGTCGATTGTCGATTGAGCGATATTCGATGTTCAATATCGAAAACAGAAAAAAATCATATTTGACCGGTCTTCTGTTGCCATTCTGATGAACCAAACGTTGGACAAAATACGACGGGCTTTGTATCATGACGAAACATTTCTAAACGACAGAGACCTGATTAAAGGAATACGCTGGTTGTTGCTGAAGAACAACAAGAACCTGAACGATGAAAGAAAAAACGTGAACGCCTGGAACAACTTGATGGCTCATCGAACTGATATCCTTAATGGGGTTGACTTTCAAATATCCACTGGTCCTCCAGAGGGATTTAATAATGAAATCAAGGTACTTAAGCGAAGAGCCTATGGTACAGAGATATGGAATATTTCGCCTTGAAAATTTATGCCCTTTATGAGAACAGGTACGGATTATTGCGATGAACCAAAAAAATAATTTATGCATTAATGTTAGCCCAAGATCATTAATTTTGTGCTAAATTAAATGCTGTATGATTCTGCTGGATGGCTATTCTTTAACTTCAAAACAACTCCTCACATTATCCTATAGTGAAGAAAAGATTGGTATTACCCCTCAAATACTGGAAAAGATTAAGAAAAGCAATGAATTCCTGACTTCCGCAAATGTAAGGTTTAATATTTATGGAGTTAATACGGGATTGGGGCCAATGGCTCAATTTAGTGTATCAAACGAAAAACTGATTGATTTACAATATAATCTGATCCGGAGCCATCATACCGGATATCCTGTTTATTTAGGACTTCCTGAGTGCAAATCCATCTTCATTTCAAGGCTGAATACTTTGGTAAGGGGGCATTCAGCAGTGACCGATGACTTGATCCGTCACATGATTCAAATGTATAATGAGGGCGTTGTTCCATGCGTTCCGCTTCATGGAGGGGTTGGAGCAAGCGGTGATCTTGTCCAGCTGGCTCATATTGCAACGGCAATTATCGGTGAAGGAATGTCGTACGCTGATGGTCAGCTACTTCCGACCTCAGAAGCATTCAGCAAGAAGGGGCTTCAAGGGATTAAGCTGGCGCTGAGAGAAGGACTGGCATTGATTAACGGTACATCGGCTATGACTGGAGTAGCTGCATTGAACATTTCATTCGCCAAAACTGCCCTCGAATGGATGTTAATTCTTTCTGTGATGATCAATGAAGTAATGGAGGCATTTGATGATCATTTTTCATCTGAACTGAATGACACCAAAAGACATAAGGGACAGCAGGAAATAGCCTTACTGGCACGTCAGATTCTTGTTGGATCCAGGCTTACCAGGTCACGGAATGATCACTGGGATAAAAATAAATCAGAAGATTATTTCAAGGAAAAAGTTCAGGAATATTACTCATTGCGTTGCATACCACAAATTCTTGGGCCTGTTTACGATACACTTGCATTTTCCGGTAAAATAATTGAAGATGAGTTAAATTCCACGAACGATAATCCAATTATCGATTATAAGACAAAGAATATTTATCATGGTGGTAATTTTCATGGAGATTATATCTCGCTCGAAATGGATAAATTAAAGCTGGTCATGACCCGACTCTCCATGCTTTCCGAAAGACAATTAAACTATTTATTGAACAGTCAGTTAAATGGGAAACTTCCACCTTTCATAAACTTGTCAGTTTTAGGCCTTAACTTTGGATTACAGGGTATGCAATTCACCGCCACTTCTACTACCTCTGAAAATCAGACGTTATCTGCCTCGTCGTATACACACAGTATTCCCTGTAATAACGATAACCAGGATATTGTAAGCATGGGATTCAATGCTGCTTGCATTGCTTCAAGAATTATTGATAATACTTTTGAAGTAATTGCCATTGAAGCTGTTGCAGTACTCCAGGCGGTGGATGCACTTAAACTCTACGATCAGTTATCGCCATTTAATAAAAAGATTTACGAAGAACTGCGGAATATTTTCCCTGTGATCACCTCTGATCGTGCAACCACCCAGGAGCAGGAAACACTCAGGATCTTTTTGAAGCACAATGGAAAAGGATTGATGAACCTTTGGGAATAAGCCTCTCTCACGAATGGGAGATGCCAGTGCATAACTAAATAAATTGAACAGATTCATGAAATTCGCTTTAGTTACTGGAAGTTCAAGAGGCATTGGAAGAGCAATAGCTATCAAACTTGGCTCCCTGGGTTACAATATGCTTCTGAATTATCTGTCCAATGAGCGTGACGCATTGTTGACAAAGCAAGAGATCGAGCAAATGGGTAGGGAGGTCAAGCTGCTTAGATTTAATGTGGCAGATGAGCAACAGGTTGATGAAATGTTAGGAAACTGGCACAAACAAAATCCTGACAGCGAACTTGAAGTTCTGGTTAATAATGCTGGTATCCGTGATGACGCTTTGATGATCTGGATGACAGATGGGCAATGGAAAAAGGTAATTGATACGAATCTCAATAGTTTTTTCTTTGTGACAAAAGCCGTGCTGGACGGCATGATTGAACGTAAATACGGGCGGATCATTAACATTGTGTCCTTGTCAGGATTAAAAGGACTTCCAGGCCAGGTGAACTATTCAGCTTCCAAAGCCGGAATCATTGGCGCCACCAAAGTGTTGGCCCAGGAGGTTGCCAGGCGTGGAATTACCGTTAATGCCATTGCTCCTGGATTTATCAGGACTGATATGACCAAGGAATTGAATGAGAAAGACCTGAGAAGCACAATCCCCATGCAACGCTTTGGTACCGTTGAAGAGGTTGCTGAACTGGCAGCTTTTCTTGCTTCTGAAAAAGCTTCCTATATTACCGGACAGACTATTTCCATTGATGGTGGCATTTATTGAAATTCAGTTACTATAATGAGTTTTTACAACGAAGATAAACTGTCAGCGCTGGAAGCAATGGGAAATGCACAATGGATCGCATTTGCACCTATGGTTTTTCAGGCAGCAAGATCATTGCGAAATTTTGGGGTACTGTCAGCAATTGGAAAAAGGAAGAACAATGGAATGGCATTGTCTGAAGTTGAAAATGAATGCAAGTTAAGTGCATATGGCACCCGGGTTCTTTGTGAAGCCGGACTAGCCATCGGATTGCTCTATTGCAAAGATGATAAATACTATGCCACCAAGACTGGGGTTATTTTTTGTAATGATGATCTCACTGAAGCAAATTGTGATTTCGTGAATGATGTTTGCTATCAGGGACTTTTTTATCTGGAAGATTCAATTCTAAAAGGGACTCCGGAAGGCCTCAACTATTTTGGCAACTGGAAAACCATATACGAGGCTTTGTCAGAACTTCCACCCAGGGTTAAAGAGAGCTGGTATAAATTTGATCATTATTATTCTGATCAGGCATTTAAGGAAGTTTTACCCAAACTGCTCACCTACTTACACGAAAATATTTTGGATCTTGGCGGCAACACGGGGAGATTCGCTTTGCAATGCTTATCATACGCTCCTGAGGTACGGGTAGTGATCATGGATATTCCCGCACAACTTTCATTGGCAAAGGAAATTGCCCTGAAGAATGGCGTTAATCATCGCATGGATTTTATTCAGGCTGATATTCTTGATGAATCATGTTCAATCCCTGCAGGATTTGATATCATCTGGATGAGTCAGTTCCTGGATTGTTTCTCCGATGAGCAGGTCATTTCGATATTAAAACGATGTGCTCTGGCAATGGATGACCATGCACGGGTATGTATCCTGGAACCTTTCTGGGACAGGCAAAGGTTCAAGGCTTCAGCATTTTCGCTGCAGATGACCTCTTTGTATTTTACCAGTATTGCCAATGGGAATAGCCAGATGTACCATTCAGATGTGTTTTTCAATCTGATAGAAAAGGCTGGATTGGAACTTGAAGCTATTCATGATGGAATTGGCTTATGCCATACGTTACTGGTTTGTAAAAATACGTAAGCAGGATGATGATTTGATAATAGCGGATGAAAGTGCACAATTCCCTTACGTTTTCGCCCAGATAACCATCGATTGATTTCTTTCACTAATTTTGCCTCTGCCGGTTGAAACCTTTGTTTCATTTATGCCTGTTTTTGAGAATGCTATCCTGAAATTGATTCCCCAGCGGCCGCCAATGGTGATGGTCGACCGGTTGTTGCGGTGTGATGAATCCCAGTCCGTAACAGCTTTGAATATCCGGGAAAATATGCTCTTTAGCGATAATGGGCATTTTTCTGCTGCCGGCATGATCGAAAACATGGCCCAGACGGCAGCAGCCAGGATCGGATGGTCGATGAAAGAAAAAACAGGCTGTGAGAATGCAAGAGTTCCGATGGGTGTGATCGGAAGTGTAAAAAATTTCCGGTTGCACTTCAATCCGGCAGTTGGTACAGACCTTGTCACCACTGTACGCGTTGAGCATGAAATGTTCATGGCTACGGTCGTAACAGGAAAGGTCGAAGTTAATGGGCAACTGGCTGCTGAAGCTGAATTACAGATTTTTTTAACAGATGATCAATCAATGATGACATGAAGAAGAAAGAAGTTCCGCAGGATCAGGGATTGACGGAAGGCCGGTTCGATGATGTATGTTATGCCCTGGATGAACACGGCAACTATGTCACCGTGTTGAGCAAAGGCTGGAAACCCAAGGTTGATGCCATGCTGCAGGCCTGGGAAGTCATCAATGAAAAAGTGGAACAGGTCAGAGAGGATGTTCTGGCTGGCAAAGTCAGCCCCATTGCCTACTACATGGAAAAAAACATCATGGATGTGAAACTGCTTGCA of the Bacteroidales bacterium genome contains:
- a CDS encoding aromatic amino acid ammonia-lyase, whose amino-acid sequence is MILLDGYSLTSKQLLTLSYSEEKIGITPQILEKIKKSNEFLTSANVRFNIYGVNTGLGPMAQFSVSNEKLIDLQYNLIRSHHTGYPVYLGLPECKSIFISRLNTLVRGHSAVTDDLIRHMIQMYNEGVVPCVPLHGGVGASGDLVQLAHIATAIIGEGMSYADGQLLPTSEAFSKKGLQGIKLALREGLALINGTSAMTGVAALNISFAKTALEWMLILSVMINEVMEAFDDHFSSELNDTKRHKGQQEIALLARQILVGSRLTRSRNDHWDKNKSEDYFKEKVQEYYSLRCIPQILGPVYDTLAFSGKIIEDELNSTNDNPIIDYKTKNIYHGGNFHGDYISLEMDKLKLVMTRLSMLSERQLNYLLNSQLNGKLPPFINLSVLGLNFGLQGMQFTATSTTSENQTLSASSYTHSIPCNNDNQDIVSMGFNAACIASRIIDNTFEVIAIEAVAVLQAVDALKLYDQLSPFNKKIYEELRNIFPVITSDRATTQEQETLRIFLKHNGKGLMNLWE
- the fabG gene encoding 3-oxoacyl-ACP reductase FabG, whose protein sequence is MKFALVTGSSRGIGRAIAIKLGSLGYNMLLNYLSNERDALLTKQEIEQMGREVKLLRFNVADEQQVDEMLGNWHKQNPDSELEVLVNNAGIRDDALMIWMTDGQWKKVIDTNLNSFFFVTKAVLDGMIERKYGRIINIVSLSGLKGLPGQVNYSASKAGIIGATKVLAQEVARRGITVNAIAPGFIRTDMTKELNEKDLRSTIPMQRFGTVEEVAELAAFLASEKASYITGQTISIDGGIY
- a CDS encoding class I SAM-dependent methyltransferase; its protein translation is MSFYNEDKLSALEAMGNAQWIAFAPMVFQAARSLRNFGVLSAIGKRKNNGMALSEVENECKLSAYGTRVLCEAGLAIGLLYCKDDKYYATKTGVIFCNDDLTEANCDFVNDVCYQGLFYLEDSILKGTPEGLNYFGNWKTIYEALSELPPRVKESWYKFDHYYSDQAFKEVLPKLLTYLHENILDLGGNTGRFALQCLSYAPEVRVVIMDIPAQLSLAKEIALKNGVNHRMDFIQADILDESCSIPAGFDIIWMSQFLDCFSDEQVISILKRCALAMDDHARVCILEPFWDRQRFKASAFSLQMTSLYFTSIANGNSQMYHSDVFFNLIEKAGLELEAIHDGIGLCHTLLVCKNT
- a CDS encoding pseudouridylate synthase, giving the protein MPVFENAILKLIPQRPPMVMVDRLLRCDESQSVTALNIRENMLFSDNGHFSAAGMIENMAQTAAARIGWSMKEKTGCENARVPMGVIGSVKNFRLHFNPAVGTDLVTTVRVEHEMFMATVVTGKVEVNGQLAAEAELQIFLTDDQSMMT